In Aerococcus loyolae, a genomic segment contains:
- the rapZ gene encoding RNase adapter RapZ, producing the protein MSENNELNIVIITGMSGAGKTVALQSFEDMGYFCVDNLPPSLLPTFSELIKKSKDINRVCLVIDLRSREFFDEFVHALQLLDDNPQIHSQLVYLETSDAALVARYKESRRNHPLQKDGGTILEGIQREREELSPVRALSHLTIDTTSITPKELRAALNREFHVSDASGFIIEVMSFGFKYGIPIDADIVMDVRFLPNPHYIDELRPLTGEDESVYNYVMDQDDTEIFYHKFIDLLDFTLPLYEAEGKASLTIAIGCTGGQHRSVALARRIGQHIMDTTNYTTHISHRDQNKRKGTERNQ; encoded by the coding sequence ATGTCAGAAAATAATGAATTAAATATTGTAATTATTACCGGGATGAGTGGAGCCGGGAAGACGGTGGCCTTACAGAGCTTTGAAGATATGGGTTACTTTTGTGTGGATAACTTACCGCCTTCTCTCTTACCGACCTTTTCCGAGTTGATTAAGAAGTCCAAGGACATCAACCGGGTGTGTTTGGTGATTGACTTAAGGTCGCGGGAATTCTTCGATGAGTTTGTTCATGCTCTCCAACTCTTGGATGACAATCCTCAAATTCATTCCCAACTGGTCTACTTAGAGACTAGTGATGCGGCCTTAGTGGCTCGTTACAAGGAGAGTCGCCGGAACCACCCCTTGCAAAAGGATGGGGGAACGATTTTAGAGGGGATCCAACGGGAACGTGAGGAGCTAAGTCCAGTCCGGGCCCTCTCCCACCTAACCATTGATACTACCTCGATCACCCCCAAGGAATTACGGGCGGCCTTGAACCGGGAATTTCATGTCTCGGATGCGTCAGGCTTTATCATTGAAGTGATGTCCTTTGGCTTTAAATACGGGATTCCGATCGATGCGGATATCGTTATGGACGTCCGCTTCCTTCCTAACCCTCACTATATTGACGAATTGCGTCCCTTAACCGGGGAAGACGAGTCGGTCTATAACTATGTTATGGACCAAGATGATACCGAAATTTTCTATCATAAATTTATTGACCTCTTAGACTTCACCCTGCCCCTCTATGAAGCAGAAGGCAAGGCTAGCTTGACCATTGCCATTGGCTGTACGGGTGGACAACATCGGTCAGTGGCCTTGGCCCGCCGGATTGGTCAACATATTATGGACACGACGAACTACACCACCCACATCAGCCACCGCGACCAGAACAAGCGCAAAGGAACGGAGCGAAATCAATGA
- a CDS encoding phospho-sugar mutase — protein MTWKDAYEQWKNFPDLDAQVRAELEELEKDEDALQEAFYKEVNFGTAGMRDLMGPGTNRLNIYTVRQATEGLARVMEEYGQEAVDRGVAIAYDGRHHSLEFAQNAARVLGQHGIKSYIFDGVRPTPELSFTVRHLGTFTGIMITASHNNEYYNGYKVYGEDGGQMPPQDADALVNHVKDVDMLTIPLADLEEIKAKGLYQVIGKEVDDAYLKNLETVTVNPDIIDKMKDKVTIVYTPLQGTGQKLMEQALDKAGFENIVYVEEQKEPNGDFSTLDEPNPEYPEAFTYAIRYGKENHADLLIATDPDADRMGAAALMPDGSYKIISGNQIGALLTHYILTARKEEGTLPANGVIVKSIVSSDLPAKIAESFDIATENTLTGFKFIAEKIQEYEETGEHSFLFGFEESYGYLIKPFARDKDAVQAALLFAEVGAFYKDQGKTVYDGLLDLYQDYGYYLEKTISLKFEGQAGAKKIESIMANLRQEQPQEIGGQAVILTEDFQTGERVDAQGQVEHFDMSRSNVLKYQLEDGSWIAVRPSGTEPKIKFYIGVKADSEDQAAQKVDQYRQVMQALAK, from the coding sequence ATGACTTGGAAAGATGCTTATGAGCAATGGAAGAATTTTCCTGATTTAGATGCTCAAGTTCGTGCTGAATTAGAAGAATTAGAAAAAGACGAAGATGCCCTCCAGGAAGCTTTCTACAAAGAGGTAAACTTTGGAACGGCCGGAATGCGTGATTTAATGGGTCCCGGGACCAACCGCTTGAATATTTATACCGTCCGTCAAGCGACAGAAGGTTTGGCGCGCGTGATGGAAGAGTATGGTCAAGAAGCCGTTGATCGTGGGGTTGCCATTGCCTATGACGGCCGCCACCATTCCCTAGAGTTCGCCCAAAATGCGGCCCGAGTGCTCGGTCAACATGGGATTAAGTCCTATATCTTTGATGGGGTGCGCCCAACGCCAGAACTCTCCTTTACCGTCCGCCATTTAGGGACCTTTACCGGGATTATGATTACCGCTAGCCATAATAACGAATACTACAACGGTTACAAGGTTTACGGGGAAGATGGGGGCCAAATGCCACCACAAGACGCTGATGCCTTAGTCAACCACGTCAAGGATGTGGATATGTTAACCATCCCTCTGGCTGACTTGGAGGAGATCAAGGCCAAGGGACTCTATCAAGTGATTGGTAAAGAAGTCGATGACGCTTACTTGAAGAACTTGGAAACCGTTACCGTTAACCCCGACATCATTGACAAGATGAAAGACAAGGTGACCATTGTCTATACTCCACTCCAAGGGACAGGACAAAAGTTAATGGAACAAGCCCTGGACAAGGCTGGCTTTGAAAACATTGTCTACGTGGAAGAACAAAAAGAACCGAATGGGGACTTTTCCACTTTGGATGAACCCAACCCCGAATATCCCGAAGCCTTTACTTATGCGATCCGCTACGGGAAGGAAAACCATGCCGACTTGCTGATTGCTACTGACCCGGATGCTGACCGGATGGGAGCAGCGGCTTTAATGCCGGACGGTTCTTACAAGATTATTTCTGGGAACCAAATTGGGGCCCTCTTGACCCACTATATCCTCACTGCCCGTAAAGAAGAGGGAACCTTGCCAGCTAACGGTGTGATCGTGAAGTCTATCGTGTCGAGTGACCTCCCAGCTAAGATTGCGGAATCCTTTGATATTGCGACTGAAAACACCCTGACTGGCTTTAAGTTTATCGCTGAAAAGATCCAAGAATATGAAGAAACGGGTGAACACAGCTTCCTCTTCGGCTTTGAAGAAAGTTATGGTTACTTGATTAAGCCATTCGCCCGCGACAAGGATGCGGTCCAAGCCGCCCTCTTATTTGCGGAAGTAGGGGCCTTCTACAAGGACCAAGGCAAGACAGTTTATGACGGGCTCCTAGACCTTTACCAAGACTATGGTTACTACCTCGAAAAAACCATTTCCCTGAAATTTGAAGGCCAAGCAGGAGCTAAGAAGATTGAGAGTATTATGGCCAACTTGCGCCAAGAACAACCCCAAGAAATTGGCGGCCAAGCGGTGATTCTTACCGAGGACTTCCAAACTGGGGAACGGGTGGACGCTCAAGGTCAGGTGGAACACTTTGACATGTCCCGGTCCAACGTGCTCAAGTACCAACTTGAAGATGGCTCATGGATTGCCGTGCGCCCTAGCGGCACCGAACCTAAAATTAAGTTCTACATCGGTGTGAAGGCCGATTCCGAAGACCAAGCGGCCCAAAAAGTGGACCAATATCGCCAAGTCATGCAAGCCTTGGCTAAATAG
- a CDS encoding MFS transporter has protein sequence MKENKLFYGWWVVLGAIIMLAVMGPASVAVANLFQPYVVEEFGIANSAFAIVNSIVLGMGIFVSPFVSQQFAKKGNFKRFYLIGVLAYAISYGLYAFAPNIYVFYLLSIGVGFGYTATTIIPVSMLVNNWFVKSRGTALSLSFAGLGLGGIIFSQLLTALIGNMGWRMAYLVYAIIMLVVGIPIVMMLFVEHPEDKGLHALGAAEADDTSDDQEVDHSGVKLPTQESFKKPFFIMLLIGTVFIGISNNGGLGQFPPFVQQLHGASKMAQMVSIYSGVGILGKLILGVVNDKFGVRIATLYASLLCALAYFLMLFSGNYTFVFLMAIFFGLGNAIGTVLPPLMTSSIFNAKDYPKAYGIVQSALMLGMTSGSLLAATLADVSGTYQTAWIFLAVLSALIAVFWISAHKQAQKYM, from the coding sequence ATGAAAGAAAATAAGTTATTTTATGGTTGGTGGGTCGTTCTCGGCGCCATTATCATGTTAGCAGTCATGGGACCTGCCTCGGTGGCGGTGGCCAACCTCTTTCAACCTTACGTCGTTGAAGAATTTGGCATTGCCAACTCAGCCTTTGCCATTGTCAACTCCATTGTTTTAGGGATGGGAATCTTTGTTTCCCCCTTTGTCTCCCAACAATTTGCTAAGAAGGGCAACTTCAAGCGCTTCTACCTGATTGGTGTGCTTGCCTATGCCATTTCTTACGGTTTGTATGCCTTTGCCCCTAATATCTATGTCTTTTATTTGCTCTCTATTGGGGTAGGTTTTGGTTATACGGCTACGACGATTATTCCAGTTTCCATGCTGGTGAATAATTGGTTTGTCAAGAGCCGGGGGACAGCCCTGAGTCTTTCCTTTGCTGGACTTGGTCTAGGAGGAATTATCTTCAGTCAATTACTGACTGCTTTAATCGGTAATATGGGTTGGCGGATGGCTTACTTGGTCTACGCCATTATCATGTTAGTGGTAGGAATTCCTATTGTGATGATGCTCTTTGTGGAACATCCTGAAGACAAAGGCCTCCATGCCTTAGGAGCAGCTGAAGCTGATGATACAAGTGACGACCAGGAAGTGGACCATTCTGGGGTGAAGTTGCCTACCCAAGAATCCTTCAAAAAGCCTTTCTTTATCATGTTATTAATCGGTACCGTCTTTATCGGTATCTCTAATAACGGGGGCTTGGGGCAATTCCCTCCCTTTGTCCAACAACTCCATGGTGCTTCTAAGATGGCCCAAATGGTCTCCATCTATTCTGGGGTCGGTATCTTAGGCAAGTTAATTCTTGGTGTCGTTAATGATAAGTTTGGCGTCCGGATTGCAACGCTTTATGCTTCGCTACTTTGCGCCTTAGCTTACTTCTTGATGCTCTTCAGTGGCAATTACACCTTTGTCTTCCTGATGGCCATTTTCTTTGGTTTAGGGAATGCTATTGGGACTGTCCTACCGCCATTGATGACCTCATCGATTTTTAACGCTAAGGATTATCCTAAGGCCTACGGTATCGTCCAAAGTGCCTTGATGTTAGGGATGACTTCCGGGTCACTCTTGGCAGCTACCCTAGCAGATGTTTCTGGGACCTATCAAACGGCCTGGATCTTCCTCGCTGTCCTATCTGCCTTAATTGCAGTCTTCTGGATTTCAGCCCACAAACAAGCACAAAAATATATGTAA
- a CDS encoding collagen-flanked surface repeat-containing protein — protein sequence MLGKNNTKLYREKMANKLYRYSIKRLNIGVASVAVAVGLLFMGDATVARAAANETVAAEAKVTTPNPQDQGLSSGQGQSSPAESASQNKAQAVDNKAANSQAASPQANDKQLNDQPLAENTPVSPTATAPTERSKAEEAKSAVTSPASTAEAPTAADASPALALTAVAPVAKPAEADTATYYTGPENEQPAVNTDKEAHSLKVENENLEGDKVGKRYQDYFAGRAEAGKTVKAVYIHDGVETPLEETVAEADGYWKIPLNPVKSLVDGDKVRVTDGKTTKEIPVASKFGGFITDSPQLTNEKGNGNLTLASKKFYLYFLNGERENLVALGAKAVITYPNGEKQEIPITNTEDKVTVNIPENQLPLKVAEGYQLNEFANSNISITYVDRNGKPIASANGLDKESKNIVYKDKERHFNVLSAYAEENVPQIVDIYKISGTVYDDKNGDGASTGDKALSNIKVNLYNPDTGKLLDSTTTDLEGRYTFKDLPGYNAYTVKFEEPNRFASVKKGKQFVGKEKFIRNLTKDEVVDTAFRKIKHYEVRTETDKHTSSVETTPLLPKGVRVVKQTGHDGVNRVIYEQTRDVLGDENLTEENFTDYYTKKNSKTLIERQDEVVLEGTGPALPDLAIDVQTKPGEKDGKKGTYVTFTYPKYDQNGNKTIETKTAFIPDGERGPQGEKGEKGDTGAQGSKGDKGDPGKDGGTPRVEIIGNVKKDPKDPKSYTIKITNPDGTSHQAVITDGKDGKSPEIDWVDNKDDTYTVKVKDVDGTTHSATIRNGKDGLTPKVTAVRNANNDGVTLTITPQVRDEKGNIIDGKPQTVEIKDGLKGDKGDTGAQGPQGEKGDTGAQGPQGEKGDTGAQGPKGDKGDTGAQGPQGDKGERGEKGKDGVDGKSPEISTTENPDGSHTVTVKNPNGTTTSFVVKNGEKGDKGDKGETGAQGATGENGKDGLAPKVTAVRNANNDGVTLTITPQVRDEKGNVVDGTPQVVEVKDGAKGAKGEKGDRGETGAQGAAGVNGKDGIDGKSPEISTTENPDGSHTVTIKNPNGTTTSFVVKNGAKGDKGDKGDKGETGANGKDGLTPKVTAVRNASNDGVTLTITPQTRDEKGNIVDGTPQVVEVKDGVKGDKGDTGAAGTNGKDGVDGKSPEVSTSENPDGSHTVTIKNPNGTTTSFVVKNGQKGDKGDKGAAGTNGKDGLTPKVTAVRNASNDGVILTITPQVRDEKGNIVDGTPQVVEVKDGAKGDKGETGAQGLPGERGAQGIAGTNGKDGVDGKSPEVSTTENPDGSHTVTIKNPNGTTTSFVVKNGEKGDKGDQGAAGTNGKDGLTPKVTAVRNASNDGVTLTITPQTRDEKGNIVDGTPQVVEVKDGAKGDKGDTGAQGLPGERGAQGIAGTNGKDGVDGKSPEVSTSENPDGSHTVTIKNPNGTTTSFVVKNGQKGDKGDKGETGAQGAAGVNGKDGKDGKSPLISTKDNADGSYTITITNPDGSTSSTTVKNGKDGLNGKDGKSPEVSATENPDGSHTVTIKNPNDTTTSFVVKNGEKGDKGDKGDTGAQGERGAQGVAGANGKDGKDGTTYLPVVERKPYGNEIKFYPVNPETGKVDTTKEPVARAIVKDGQDGLAPKISARRNATNDGVIITVTPQVRGTDRAVSDGAPEVTELKDGKDGVDGKSPDIDLSTDANGNHVVTITKANGKQKTVTITNGKDGKAPIVESQPGKDAKGHSGTRILVKNPDTGAVISESFVKDGKDGKDGKDGKDGKAPIVETKSGQDRAGQQGTYIIVRDPDTHAVLSESFISDGKDGQTPKVETTPAINEKGEKGHDISFIHPKTGQVISKVFVKDGKDGKDGKNGQDGLTPDIKAVFDKNGKQIGVEIRLTDRNGKLLSREFIYNGEDGQTPIIETEPSDNPKEPGTKIIYKNPKTGEVIRQVFVRDGKDGKDGRDGRDGRDGKDAKGVEKITVNNNGDLVIINSNHTTQVIPRPNNGGIKDAKVDEAGHLIISLEDGRTIDAGHVRGKDGRDGRDGKDGKDGKDGRGIKNVKLTDNGDFIVVYTDYSIEIVGNVCGTCPAPTKPSHSDQPTPEQAEHSDEPGKLDQGKSSDQGDKAESKDKAKTPESPQETVVPQSPEGPRPADTDHPKGQKDLEEIPTEPSDQVVTTTVKNKKLAPVKTYKLTHQKAFKTKENASLSVQHVNALPSHEAKQEVAQAKSQSASLPKTGSEADSALPVLLAAAFLLTGTGLVTISKEDESVQ from the coding sequence ATGTTAGGAAAGAATAATACTAAATTATATCGTGAAAAAATGGCGAATAAATTGTATCGTTATTCCATTAAGCGATTAAATATTGGAGTGGCTTCAGTGGCTGTGGCTGTTGGTTTGCTCTTTATGGGAGACGCTACGGTAGCTCGTGCAGCCGCTAATGAAACAGTAGCTGCTGAAGCAAAAGTCACTACTCCAAATCCTCAAGATCAAGGGTTAAGCTCAGGACAAGGGCAAAGTAGCCCAGCAGAATCAGCCAGTCAAAACAAGGCCCAAGCTGTTGACAATAAGGCTGCAAACAGTCAAGCAGCCAGTCCACAAGCCAATGACAAGCAGCTAAATGATCAGCCCCTCGCTGAAAATACCCCAGTCAGTCCAACAGCGACCGCGCCTACAGAAAGGTCTAAAGCTGAAGAGGCCAAGAGCGCAGTAACCTCGCCAGCGTCGACAGCTGAAGCGCCAACAGCGGCAGATGCCAGCCCAGCTCTAGCTTTAACTGCAGTCGCTCCAGTAGCAAAGCCAGCAGAGGCCGATACAGCAACTTACTATACTGGACCAGAAAATGAACAACCCGCTGTAAATACAGATAAAGAAGCTCATTCCCTCAAGGTTGAAAATGAGAATCTTGAAGGCGATAAGGTCGGCAAACGTTATCAAGACTACTTTGCCGGCCGAGCAGAAGCTGGTAAAACAGTCAAGGCGGTCTACATTCATGATGGCGTAGAAACACCACTTGAAGAGACGGTAGCTGAAGCAGATGGCTATTGGAAAATCCCATTAAATCCTGTCAAAAGCTTAGTGGACGGGGATAAGGTTCGCGTAACTGATGGAAAGACCACTAAAGAAATTCCGGTTGCCAGCAAGTTTGGTGGCTTTATTACAGATTCCCCTCAATTGACCAACGAAAAAGGTAATGGGAACCTTACCCTAGCCAGCAAGAAATTTTATTTATATTTCTTAAATGGAGAACGAGAGAATCTAGTGGCTTTAGGGGCCAAGGCAGTGATTACTTATCCAAATGGGGAAAAGCAAGAAATCCCGATTACCAATACTGAGGATAAAGTGACGGTTAATATTCCTGAGAATCAATTGCCATTAAAGGTTGCAGAAGGTTATCAATTAAATGAATTCGCAAATTCCAACATCAGTATTACCTATGTTGATCGCAATGGCAAACCTATTGCTTCTGCCAACGGTCTTGATAAAGAGTCTAAAAATATTGTTTATAAGGATAAGGAACGCCACTTCAATGTTTTATCTGCTTATGCAGAAGAAAATGTTCCACAAATTGTTGATATCTATAAGATTTCTGGGACCGTCTATGATGACAAGAATGGCGATGGGGCAAGCACAGGAGACAAAGCCCTCAGCAATATCAAGGTGAACCTGTATAATCCTGATACAGGAAAACTTCTTGATAGCACCACAACCGACTTAGAGGGACGTTATACTTTTAAAGACTTACCAGGTTATAATGCCTATACAGTGAAATTCGAAGAACCCAATCGTTTTGCTTCTGTTAAGAAAGGGAAGCAATTTGTTGGGAAGGAAAAATTCATTAGAAACCTCACGAAAGATGAAGTCGTTGATACAGCCTTCCGTAAGATTAAACATTATGAAGTGCGTACGGAAACCGACAAGCACACTTCATCGGTTGAGACGACCCCTCTGCTCCCTAAAGGCGTTCGAGTGGTTAAACAAACCGGCCACGACGGTGTGAACCGAGTAATCTATGAACAAACACGTGACGTCTTAGGCGATGAGAATCTAACGGAAGAGAACTTTACCGACTACTACACCAAGAAGAATTCGAAAACATTAATTGAGCGTCAAGATGAAGTCGTTCTTGAAGGAACAGGCCCAGCTCTTCCAGACCTAGCAATTGATGTTCAAACCAAGCCTGGTGAAAAAGATGGTAAAAAGGGAACTTATGTGACCTTTACCTATCCAAAATATGACCAAAATGGTAATAAAACCATTGAGACCAAGACAGCCTTCATCCCAGATGGCGAACGTGGCCCTCAAGGTGAAAAGGGTGAAAAAGGTGACACCGGCGCCCAAGGATCAAAAGGTGACAAGGGAGACCCAGGTAAAGACGGTGGAACGCCACGGGTAGAAATCATAGGGAATGTGAAGAAAGATCCTAAAGACCCTAAATCTTATACAATAAAGATTACTAATCCCGATGGAACGAGTCACCAAGCGGTTATTACAGACGGTAAAGATGGCAAGTCTCCTGAAATTGACTGGGTGGATAATAAAGATGACACTTATACAGTAAAAGTTAAAGATGTTGACGGTACCACGCATTCAGCCACGATCCGAAACGGTAAAGACGGCCTGACACCAAAAGTAACCGCTGTTCGCAACGCAAACAATGACGGCGTAACCCTCACCATCACTCCTCAAGTTCGTGATGAAAAGGGCAATATCATTGACGGCAAACCACAAACCGTGGAAATCAAGGACGGACTGAAAGGTGACAAGGGAGACACCGGAGCCCAAGGCCCACAAGGTGAAAAAGGTGACACCGGAGCCCAAGGCCCACAAGGTGAAAAAGGTGACACCGGCGCTCAAGGACCAAAAGGCGACAAAGGTGACACCGGAGCTCAAGGCCCACAAGGTGATAAAGGTGAACGTGGTGAAAAAGGTAAAGACGGAGTCGACGGTAAATCGCCAGAGATTTCAACCACTGAAAACCCAGATGGCAGTCACACAGTCACCGTCAAGAATCCAAATGGCACGACCACTTCCTTCGTCGTGAAGAACGGTGAAAAAGGTGACAAGGGCGATAAAGGTGAAACTGGTGCCCAAGGAGCCACTGGTGAAAACGGAAAAGATGGGCTTGCACCAAAAGTAACTGCTGTTCGCAACGCTAACAACGATGGCGTAACCCTTACTATCACTCCTCAAGTGCGTGATGAAAAAGGTAACGTCGTAGACGGCACGCCACAAGTGGTAGAAGTCAAAGATGGAGCCAAGGGTGCCAAAGGTGAAAAAGGCGACCGCGGAGAAACCGGTGCCCAAGGGGCCGCTGGAGTTAACGGTAAAGATGGGATCGACGGAAAATCCCCTGAAATTTCAACCACTGAGAACCCAGATGGTAGCCACACAGTCACCATCAAGAATCCGAATGGCACCACCACTTCCTTCGTTGTGAAGAACGGAGCGAAAGGTGACAAAGGTGATAAGGGAGACAAAGGTGAAACTGGTGCTAATGGTAAAGATGGCCTCACACCAAAAGTAACCGCCGTTCGCAACGCATCTAATGACGGCGTAACCCTCACCATTACTCCTCAAACACGTGATGAAAAAGGCAACATCGTAGACGGCACCCCACAAGTTGTGGAAGTCAAAGATGGAGTCAAGGGCGACAAGGGTGACACAGGGGCCGCTGGAACTAACGGAAAAGATGGTGTCGACGGCAAATCACCAGAAGTTTCAACCAGTGAAAACCCAGATGGCAGCCACACAGTCACGATCAAGAATCCAAATGGAACGACTACTTCATTTGTCGTGAAGAACGGCCAAAAAGGTGACAAGGGCGATAAAGGTGCTGCTGGAACGAACGGCAAAGACGGCCTCACACCAAAAGTAACCGCCGTTCGCAACGCATCTAATGACGGCGTAATCCTCACCATCACTCCTCAAGTTCGTGACGAAAAAGGCAACATCGTCGATGGTACCCCACAAGTCGTAGAAGTCAAAGATGGAGCTAAAGGAGACAAGGGTGAAACCGGCGCTCAAGGTTTACCAGGTGAGCGTGGTGCTCAAGGTATCGCAGGAACCAACGGAAAAGATGGTGTCGACGGAAAATCCCCAGAAGTTTCAACCACTGAAAACCCAGATGGCAGCCACACAGTCACGATCAAGAATCCAAATGGCACGACCACTTCCTTCGTTGTGAAGAATGGAGAGAAAGGTGATAAGGGTGATCAAGGTGCTGCTGGAACGAACGGCAAAGACGGCCTCACACCAAAAGTAACCGCCGTTCGCAACGCATCTAATGACGGCGTAACCCTCACTATTACTCCTCAAACACGTGACGAAAAAGGCAACATCGTAGATGGTACCCCACAAGTCGTAGAAGTCAAAGATGGAGCCAAGGGTGATAAGGGAGACACCGGCGCTCAAGGTTTACCAGGTGAGCGCGGTGCTCAAGGTATCGCAGGAACTAACGGAAAAGATGGTGTCGATGGTAAATCCCCAGAAGTTTCAACCAGTGAAAACCCAGATGGCAGCCACACAGTCACGATCAAGAATCCAAATGGAACGACTACTTCATTTGTCGTAAAGAACGGCCAAAAAGGTGACAAGGGCGATAAAGGTGAAACTGGTGCCCAAGGTGCGGCCGGTGTAAACGGTAAAGATGGTAAGGATGGCAAATCCCCACTCATCTCAACTAAGGATAACGCTGACGGTTCTTACACCATCACCATTACTAATCCAGATGGGTCAACCTCCAGCACGACCGTTAAGAATGGAAAAGACGGTCTCAACGGAAAAGATGGTAAGTCTCCAGAAGTTTCAGCCACTGAAAACCCAGATGGCAGTCACACAGTCACCATCAAGAATCCAAATGACACCACCACTTCCTTCGTTGTGAAGAATGGTGAAAAAGGTGACAAAGGTGACAAGGGAGACACCGGCGCCCAAGGAGAACGTGGCGCTCAAGGCGTCGCTGGTGCAAACGGTAAAGATGGCAAGGATGGCACGACCTACCTACCAGTGGTGGAAAGAAAGCCATATGGAAATGAAATTAAATTCTACCCTGTTAACCCAGAAACCGGGAAAGTGGACACCACTAAGGAACCTGTTGCCAGAGCCATTGTCAAGGATGGCCAAGACGGTTTAGCACCTAAGATCTCCGCGCGTCGGAACGCTACGAATGATGGGGTCATTATCACAGTAACGCCTCAAGTCCGTGGTACAGACCGTGCAGTTTCTGATGGAGCACCTGAAGTGACGGAACTGAAAGACGGTAAAGATGGTGTCGATGGGAAATCCCCAGATATTGATCTATCGACAGATGCTAACGGCAACCATGTGGTGACAATTACCAAAGCAAACGGTAAGCAAAAAACAGTCACCATTACGAACGGTAAGGATGGCAAAGCCCCAATTGTTGAAAGTCAACCAGGTAAAGATGCAAAAGGACATAGTGGTACTCGAATCCTGGTCAAAAATCCAGACACTGGCGCTGTCATTTCTGAAAGCTTTGTCAAAGATGGTAAAGATGGAAAAGACGGTAAGGACGGTAAAGATGGTAAAGCTCCAATTGTTGAAACCAAGTCTGGTCAAGACCGGGCAGGACAACAAGGTACTTACATTATCGTCAGAGACCCAGATACCCATGCAGTTCTCAGCGAAAGCTTTATCTCTGATGGTAAGGACGGACAAACGCCTAAGGTTGAAACCACTCCAGCCATCAATGAAAAAGGTGAAAAAGGACATGACATCAGCTTTATCCATCCAAAGACTGGTCAAGTTATCAGCAAAGTCTTTGTCAAAGATGGTAAAGATGGAAAAGATGGCAAGAACGGCCAAGACGGCTTAACACCTGATATTAAAGCGGTCTTCGATAAGAATGGCAAACAAATCGGTGTTGAAATTCGCTTAACTGATCGCAACGGGAAGCTATTGAGTCGAGAATTCATCTATAATGGTGAAGATGGCCAAACCCCAATCATTGAGACCGAACCAAGCGACAATCCTAAAGAACCAGGTACCAAGATTATCTATAAGAATCCAAAAACTGGTGAAGTGATCCGCCAAGTCTTCGTTCGTGACGGTAAAGATGGCAAGGATGGTCGTGACGGTCGTGATGGTAGAGACGGTAAGGATGCGAAGGGTGTCGAAAAGATCACCGTCAACAATAATGGCGATCTTGTGATTATCAACAGCAATCACACAACGCAAGTGATCCCACGTCCAAATAATGGAGGCATTAAAGATGCCAAGGTTGATGAAGCAGGCCACCTGATCATCAGTCTGGAAGACGGTCGGACCATTGATGCGGGACATGTCCGCGGTAAAGATGGTCGTGACGGTCGCGATGGTAAAGATGGCAAAGACGGTAAAGACGGTCGCGGCATTAAGAATGTGAAGCTTACCGACAATGGGGACTTCATCGTGGTCTACACAGACTACAGCATTGAAATTGTGGGCAATGTCTGTGGAACATGTCCAGCCCCAACAAAACCTAGCCATTCTGACCAACCGACTCCAGAGCAAGCAGAACACTCAGACGAGCCTGGTAAATTAGACCAAGGAAAATCATCTGACCAAGGGGACAAAGCTGAGTCTAAAGACAAAGCGAAGACCCCAGAAAGCCCTCAAGAGACGGTAGTTCCTCAATCACCAGAAGGTCCTCGTCCAGCAGATACAGATCATCCAAAGGGACAAAAAGACTTAGAAGAGATTCCTACTGAACCTTCAGACCAAGTGGTGACCACCACAGTTAAAAACAAAAAGCTTGCGCCAGTGAAGACCTATAAACTCACTCATCAAAAAGCCTTCAAGACGAAAGAAAATGCATCATTAAGTGTTCAACATGTCAATGCCCTTCCTAGTCATGAAGCCAAGCAAGAAGTGGCTCAAGCCAAGAGTCAATCAGCCAGCTTGCCAAAAACAGGCTCAGAAGCTGATTCCGCTCTTCCAGTACTCTTAGCTGCTGCCTTCTTGCTCACTGGAACAGGACTGGTTACAATCAGTAAAGAGGATGAATCCGTTCAATAG